A window from Desulfovibrio subterraneus encodes these proteins:
- the hcp gene encoding hydroxylamine reductase, translated as MFCNQCEQTAKGTGCTKVGVCGKQPEVSDIQDLVVYSLRGLALAAQKTGNKDAALGHFAAKMLFTTLTNVNFDPARFQTFINQIVAKRDEILAKGGASFSSGPAAFKPAATIDGLVAQAEGHGVANFDSNDDIRSVKQLLVYGMKGLAAYTDHAAVLGQQDQAVYDFLYKGLAAGYDGVERDLNAWVGLLLECGNVNLRAMELLDAGNTGTYGHPVPTEVPLGQKKGKAILVSGHDLKDLYELLKQTEGKGINIYTHGEMLPCHGYPELKKFPHFYGHYGTAWQNQQKEFPAFPGAILFTTNCIQKPADNYSANVFTTGLVGWPGLVHCENHDFSAVIKRALELPGFTEDTPGKTVMTGFGRNAVLSVADKVIDGVKAGAIRHFFLVGGCDGAKPGRNYYTEFVEKTPKDTIVLTLACGKFRFFDKQIGDIGGIPRLLDVGQCNDAYSAVQIALALAGAFNCGVNDLPLSLVLSWYEQKAVVILLTLLALGIKDIRLGPTLPAFVSPNVLNFLVENYNIKPITTPDEDLKAILG; from the coding sequence ATGTTCTGCAACCAGTGTGAACAAACTGCCAAGGGTACCGGCTGCACCAAAGTAGGCGTATGCGGCAAGCAGCCCGAAGTTTCCGACATTCAGGATCTCGTTGTCTACTCCCTGCGCGGACTTGCTCTGGCAGCCCAGAAGACCGGCAACAAGGATGCAGCTCTCGGCCACTTTGCCGCCAAGATGCTGTTTACCACCCTGACCAACGTGAACTTCGACCCCGCCCGCTTCCAGACCTTCATCAACCAGATCGTTGCGAAGCGTGATGAAATTCTTGCCAAGGGCGGCGCATCGTTCTCTTCCGGTCCTGCCGCTTTCAAGCCCGCAGCTACCATTGACGGTCTTGTCGCACAGGCAGAAGGCCATGGCGTTGCCAACTTCGACTCCAACGACGACATCCGCTCCGTCAAGCAGCTGCTGGTTTACGGCATGAAGGGCCTTGCCGCCTACACCGACCATGCCGCAGTGCTTGGCCAGCAGGATCAGGCTGTATACGACTTCCTCTACAAGGGTCTGGCTGCCGGTTACGACGGCGTGGAACGCGACCTGAACGCATGGGTCGGCCTGCTGCTCGAATGCGGCAACGTGAACCTGCGTGCCATGGAACTGCTGGACGCCGGCAACACCGGCACCTACGGCCACCCCGTACCCACCGAAGTGCCTCTGGGCCAGAAGAAGGGCAAGGCCATTCTCGTTTCCGGCCATGACCTGAAGGACCTGTACGAACTGCTCAAGCAGACCGAAGGCAAGGGCATCAACATTTACACCCACGGTGAAATGCTGCCCTGCCACGGCTACCCTGAACTGAAGAAGTTCCCCCACTTCTACGGCCACTACGGTACCGCATGGCAGAACCAGCAGAAGGAATTCCCGGCTTTCCCCGGCGCCATTCTCTTCACCACCAACTGCATCCAGAAGCCTGCAGACAACTACTCTGCGAACGTGTTCACCACCGGCCTTGTGGGCTGGCCCGGCCTTGTGCACTGCGAAAACCACGACTTCTCTGCCGTGATCAAGCGTGCTCTGGAACTGCCCGGCTTCACTGAAGACACCCCCGGCAAGACTGTCATGACCGGCTTTGGCCGCAACGCCGTGCTCAGCGTGGCTGACAAGGTTATCGATGGTGTGAAGGCAGGCGCCATCCGCCACTTCTTCCTCGTGGGCGGCTGCGACGGTGCCAAGCCCGGCCGTAACTACTACACCGAGTTCGTGGAAAAGACCCCCAAGGACACCATTGTACTCACCCTCGCCTGCGGCAAGTTCCGCTTCTTTGACAAGCAGATCGGCGACATCGGCGGCATTCCCCGTCTGCTCGACGTGGGCCAGTGCAACGATGCCTACTCCGCCGTGCAGATCGCCCTGGCCCTTGCCGGTGCCTTCAACTGCGGCGTGAACGACCTGCCCCTGTCGCTGGTTCTCAGCTGGTACGAACAGAAGGCCGTGGTCATTCTGCTCACCCTGCTGGCACTGGGCATCAAGGACATCCGCCTCGGACCCACGCTGCCCGCCTTCGTAAGCCCGAACGTGCTGAACTTCCTTGTAGAAAACTACAACATCAAGCCCATCACCACGCCTGACGAAGACCTGAAGGCCATTCTCGGCTAA
- a CDS encoding ATP-binding protein, producing the protein MSKQLRKIIEIDEEKCTGCGLCIIDCAEGALAIVDGKAKIVKDSFCDGLGACLGACPEGALNIVEREADDFDEDAAMAWVAERDGKAPAGHHHGHGKPVHAPHGAGHPGHSGPHGHGHGHPHGHGGGGCACAGSMAKQVKPIQAAVVSGGPVSGPGHWPLKIRLVPPTADYLKGADVLVAADCASAASPIFHSEFARGKVVLIGCPKFDDTDAYVQKITDILSTSGIKSISVLRMEVPCCRGLSASVFEAAKRAAANTGNNTPVQEIIMTCGGARAEQTLFGQ; encoded by the coding sequence ATGTCCAAGCAGTTACGCAAGATCATCGAAATTGACGAAGAAAAGTGCACCGGCTGCGGCCTGTGCATCATAGACTGTGCAGAAGGCGCGCTGGCCATTGTGGACGGCAAGGCCAAGATCGTGAAGGACTCTTTCTGTGACGGCCTTGGCGCATGCCTTGGCGCATGTCCGGAAGGCGCTCTGAACATCGTGGAACGCGAAGCCGACGACTTTGACGAAGATGCCGCCATGGCATGGGTGGCAGAGCGCGATGGCAAGGCCCCCGCAGGGCATCATCATGGCCACGGCAAGCCTGTCCACGCCCCGCATGGTGCCGGCCACCCCGGCCACTCCGGTCCTCACGGACATGGTCACGGGCATCCTCACGGCCACGGAGGTGGCGGTTGTGCCTGTGCAGGCTCCATGGCCAAGCAGGTTAAGCCCATTCAGGCAGCCGTTGTTTCCGGCGGCCCTGTTTCCGGCCCCGGCCACTGGCCGCTGAAGATTCGTCTCGTTCCGCCCACGGCTGACTATCTCAAGGGTGCCGACGTGCTGGTGGCCGCAGACTGCGCCTCTGCCGCTTCCCCCATCTTCCACAGCGAATTTGCGCGCGGCAAAGTTGTGCTGATCGGCTGCCCCAAGTTCGATGATACTGACGCCTACGTGCAGAAGATCACCGACATACTCAGCACCAGCGGCATCAAGTCCATCAGCGTTCTGCGCATGGAAGTGCCCTGCTGCCGCGGCCTTTCCGCATCCGTTTTCGAAGCCGCAAAGCGCGCTGCCGCCAACACCGGCAACAACACCCCCGTTCAGGAAATCATCATGACCTGCGGCGGCGCACGCGCCGAGCAGACCCTGTTCGGTCAATAA
- a CDS encoding DUF1737 domain-containing protein has protein sequence MKQKYRLLTGPDDSAFCKRVCDALEEGYVLHGSPSITFHAGKGVAYVAQALVWPEEQAVQVRPLGPLDSKVCGCGK, from the coding sequence ATGAAACAGAAATACAGACTGCTGACCGGCCCCGATGATTCCGCTTTCTGCAAGCGTGTTTGCGATGCGCTGGAAGAAGGATACGTGCTGCACGGTTCTCCTTCCATTACCTTTCACGCCGGAAAGGGCGTGGCCTACGTGGCGCAGGCCTTGGTGTGGCCCGAAGAGCAGGCCGTGCAGGTGCGTCCGCTCGGCCCGCTGGACAGCAAGGTGTGCGGCTGCGGCAAGTAA
- a CDS encoding Crp/Fnr family transcriptional regulator: MFVQNIIANLPLFNGLTQSQLEALASIIVDKPYEKGEMIFFEGTAAKGFYVIAQGRVKIYKSAPDGREAILHVFGPGEPFGEVAVFQGGTYPAHAVTVEKSRLLFLPREGLVSRISSDPALSLNMLAALSSRLRQFANKIEALTLKETPQRLAAYLVTASELKDGADTFTLDIAKGLLAGMLGTARETLSRALTKMAEEGMVRVEGRQITILDRDALEALASGLESL; the protein is encoded by the coding sequence ATGTTCGTACAAAACATCATTGCCAATCTGCCCCTGTTCAACGGGTTGACGCAGAGCCAGCTGGAAGCCCTGGCTTCCATTATTGTGGATAAGCCCTATGAAAAGGGCGAGATGATCTTTTTTGAAGGAACCGCCGCAAAGGGGTTCTATGTCATCGCGCAAGGGCGTGTGAAGATTTACAAAAGCGCTCCCGATGGCAGAGAGGCCATTCTGCACGTCTTCGGCCCCGGCGAACCCTTCGGCGAGGTGGCCGTGTTTCAGGGCGGCACCTATCCTGCCCACGCAGTAACCGTGGAAAAATCACGACTTTTGTTCCTGCCGCGCGAAGGACTTGTTTCGCGCATTTCTTCCGACCCCGCCCTTTCTCTCAACATGCTGGCGGCTCTTTCAAGCCGTCTGCGGCAGTTTGCCAACAAGATAGAGGCGCTGACACTGAAGGAAACCCCGCAGCGTCTGGCCGCATATCTTGTTACTGCCAGCGAACTGAAGGACGGGGCAGATACCTTTACTCTCGACATTGCCAAAGGATTGCTTGCGGGCATGCTGGGAACCGCCCGCGAGACGCTTTCGCGTGCGCTGACCAAAATGGCGGAGGAAGGTATGGTGCGTGTGGAAGGCAGGCAGATAACCATTCTGGATCGCGATGCGCTGGAAGCGCTGGCTTCCGGATTGGAGAGCTTGTAA
- a CDS encoding FMN-dependent NADH-azoreductase, whose product MSNILYIQASPRKERSHSIAAADAFVAAYKVKDPTAQVTVLNLFETKLPDFDADGVSGRYKLGQGLDATPEEKAAWDKVIEVITLFKAADKYVFAVPMWNFGIPYKLKQFVDLVAHPTHTFGYNENGYFGLVTGKPAFVAYSRGGEYPAGTPAENYDFQKRYFNFILGFMGFTDITTVEVEPTLAGGPDVAAERRKAAVAKAAELAGNF is encoded by the coding sequence ATGAGCAACATCCTGTACATACAAGCTTCTCCCCGTAAGGAACGGTCGCATTCCATTGCCGCGGCGGATGCATTTGTCGCTGCCTACAAGGTAAAGGACCCCACGGCACAGGTGACTGTGCTGAACCTGTTTGAAACCAAGCTTCCCGATTTCGATGCAGACGGCGTTTCCGGCCGCTACAAGCTCGGACAGGGGCTTGATGCCACGCCCGAAGAAAAGGCCGCATGGGATAAGGTGATTGAGGTTATCACCCTGTTCAAGGCCGCAGACAAATATGTCTTTGCCGTCCCCATGTGGAACTTCGGCATTCCCTATAAGCTCAAGCAGTTCGTTGATCTGGTGGCGCATCCCACGCACACCTTCGGCTACAACGAAAACGGCTATTTTGGTCTTGTGACGGGAAAGCCCGCCTTTGTTGCCTATTCGCGCGGCGGAGAGTATCCTGCCGGTACGCCTGCTGAAAATTATGATTTTCAGAAGCGCTATTTCAACTTCATTCTCGGCTTCATGGGCTTCACGGATATAACCACCGTGGAGGTGGAACCGACCCTTGCGGGCGGACCCGATGTGGCCGCAGAACGGCGCAAGGCTGCCGTAGCCAAGGCGGCCGAACTTGCCGGCAACTTCTAA
- the rdgB gene encoding RdgB/HAM1 family non-canonical purine NTP pyrophosphatase: MTTTIVLATRNKGKIAELERTLSDFGLTVIGLDAFPEIGDIVEDGVTFEENSLIKARTVALATGHIAVADDSGLEVDALNGAPGVYSARYSSDRPDLPGPGVDDRNNQKLLEALAAVPDEKRTARFRCVMSAYAPNGEYITASGAWEGRIGHEYKGDNGFGFDPLFIDPVDGKHSAELPKEEKNRRSHRGNALKALLVKWPAFWAKVNNG, encoded by the coding sequence ATGACAACGACAATAGTACTGGCAACCCGTAACAAGGGAAAAATAGCCGAACTGGAACGCACTCTGAGCGATTTCGGCCTTACTGTCATAGGTTTGGACGCCTTTCCCGAGATCGGTGATATTGTGGAAGACGGTGTGACCTTCGAGGAAAATTCTCTGATCAAGGCGCGTACCGTGGCACTGGCCACCGGCCACATTGCCGTGGCTGACGATTCCGGACTGGAAGTGGACGCCCTGAACGGCGCACCGGGCGTGTATTCGGCCCGTTACAGCTCTGACCGTCCCGATCTGCCCGGACCGGGCGTGGATGACCGAAACAATCAGAAGCTGCTGGAAGCGCTGGCAGCCGTGCCGGATGAAAAGCGCACGGCACGGTTCCGCTGCGTCATGTCCGCCTATGCTCCCAACGGTGAATACATCACCGCTTCCGGTGCCTGGGAAGGCCGTATCGGCCATGAATACAAGGGTGACAATGGTTTCGGCTTCGATCCGCTGTTCATAGACCCCGTAGACGGCAAGCATTCCGCCGAACTGCCCAAGGAAGAGAAGAACCGTCGTTCGCACCGCGGTAACGCGCTCAAGGCGTTGCTGGTCAAGTGGCCCGCTTTCTGGGCAAAGGTGAACAACGGGTAA
- a CDS encoding two-component system sensor histidine kinase NtrB, whose amino-acid sequence MANTIEKYDIDITDVKRFTVALVGSGKPLQAFSKLVCRPDFGEAFPWIRVAGLASIPKSAIRAIPCFDPLPMFETHTALFQAMPEVNIVIDLSDGGDFMAELRKDAPAGCSVLHGDAAGLIWELLLSEKLCHSCMRDLRRAQDLFATLIDQVDEDIMLLDTDGKIMDVNRSIIVARGGTKADYIGRNCWELDGGNFCCPPDKGGCTFRETLQTGRKAERIHSKVTDDGKVQFFRIYTYPVFGGDGRITRIIEMRRDITHRTHMEQRLQQAEKMAAIGELSTYIAHEIRNPLFAIGGFANSLLRSTSLDEAAREKVEIILKESKRLDAILKTTLNFARPTDSAEGVVDINLVTAETLQLMRIGCEERGLQFTVNLAPSIAVAKGNAGMIKQCLINLVKNSLEAMKEGGKLTVVTGMTQTHVFVTVQDTGYGIPDALREKVFSPFFSTKDKGAGLGLAMTKKIVEEMGGYVELVSKEGEGTTISLYLLPTLAVEDGGESAEEERQAGSDNPELPAHALSGGIGEGGSTHVRSKRVTSGPNVMQVSAVSGIAAPHVGVFTNTCKETDTSDDNDNSTGNP is encoded by the coding sequence ATGGCAAACACCATTGAAAAGTATGATATAGATATTACGGACGTAAAGCGTTTTACCGTCGCCCTCGTAGGTTCGGGCAAGCCGCTTCAGGCATTTTCCAAGCTGGTGTGCAGGCCTGATTTCGGCGAAGCTTTTCCGTGGATCAGGGTTGCAGGGCTGGCGAGTATTCCTAAAAGTGCGATCAGGGCCATTCCCTGTTTCGATCCGCTGCCCATGTTCGAGACCCACACGGCCCTATTCCAGGCCATGCCGGAAGTCAACATTGTCATCGATCTTTCGGACGGCGGCGATTTCATGGCCGAGCTGCGCAAGGACGCCCCTGCCGGGTGTTCCGTGCTGCACGGTGATGCGGCAGGGCTGATATGGGAATTGCTGCTTTCCGAAAAGCTCTGCCACTCGTGCATGCGCGATTTGCGACGGGCGCAGGACCTGTTTGCCACGCTTATCGATCAGGTGGACGAGGATATCATGCTGCTCGACACCGACGGCAAGATCATGGATGTAAACCGTTCCATCATAGTGGCGCGCGGCGGAACCAAGGCGGACTACATAGGCCGCAACTGCTGGGAGCTGGACGGGGGCAACTTTTGCTGCCCGCCGGACAAGGGCGGCTGCACCTTCCGCGAGACCCTGCAGACCGGTCGTAAGGCCGAACGCATCCATTCCAAGGTGACGGATGACGGCAAGGTCCAGTTCTTCCGGATATATACCTATCCCGTGTTCGGGGGAGACGGCCGTATAACCCGCATTATCGAAATGCGCCGCGATATCACGCACCGTACGCACATGGAGCAGCGGTTGCAGCAGGCCGAGAAAATGGCCGCCATCGGCGAGCTTTCCACCTATATTGCCCATGAGATCCGCAATCCGCTGTTTGCCATCGGCGGGTTTGCCAACTCGTTGCTGCGCTCAACATCCCTGGACGAGGCTGCCCGTGAGAAGGTTGAGATTATTCTCAAAGAGTCCAAGCGATTGGATGCCATCTTGAAAACCACGCTGAACTTTGCCCGCCCCACAGACTCCGCCGAGGGTGTGGTGGATATAAACCTTGTCACGGCAGAAACCTTGCAGCTCATGCGCATCGGTTGCGAAGAGCGGGGGCTGCAGTTCACTGTAAACCTTGCGCCCTCCATTGCTGTGGCAAAAGGCAATGCGGGCATGATAAAGCAGTGTCTGATCAATCTGGTGAAAAACTCGCTGGAAGCCATGAAAGAGGGCGGCAAGCTCACAGTGGTTACCGGCATGACGCAGACGCATGTCTTCGTCACCGTGCAGGATACCGGCTACGGCATTCCCGACGCGCTGCGCGAAAAGGTGTTTTCTCCGTTCTTTTCCACCAAGGACAAGGGGGCCGGTCTCGGGCTTGCCATGACCAAGAAGATTGTGGAAGAAATGGGCGGCTACGTGGAGCTTGTCAGCAAGGAGGGAGAAGGAACAACCATCTCCCTGTATTTGCTGCCCACGCTGGCGGTTGAGGATGGAGGGGAGAGCGCGGAGGAGGAACGACAGGCCGGTTCTGACAATCCGGAATTGCCTGCTCATGCCTTGTCGGGCGGAATCGGAGAAGGCGGGTCAACACATGTCCGGTCGAAGAGGGTAACCTCGGGACCCAATGTTATGCAGGTGTCCGCCGTGTCAGGTATTGCTGCTCCGCACGTCGGTGTTTTCACGAATACATGCAAGGAAACAGATACTTCAGATGACAACGACAATAGTACTGGCAACCCGTAA
- the rimO gene encoding 30S ribosomal protein S12 methylthiotransferase RimO, with protein MISIYSISLGCPKNRVDTEWLLGAVPGTVQAVDDPSGADLVVINTCGFIQPAVEESVRTILQTINEVEDAKKRPLLAVTGCLVGRYGQKELSAELPEVDLWLTNLDMVRWPEMVANALGLAPKADPMRILSTGPSYAYLKISDGCDHNCAFCTIPSIRGTLASASADSIVRDARHMLDQGVKELIFVAQDVTGYGKDLGLKHGLRELLDRILPLDGLARLRLMYLYPAGLTKDFLHYLRDAGEPFVPYFDVPLQHAHPDVLSRMGRPFARNPREVVDRIRDVFPEAALRTSFIVGYPGETEEHWEHLRDFMVETRFHHMGVFAYKAEEGTPAAEMPDQVEDAVKEWRRDALMEIQAEISEEILATYEGERMSVLVDAEHEEWPGLHVGRTWFQAPEVDGVTYISGPGVEPGALVDADIVETREYDLVALS; from the coding sequence ATGATAAGCATTTATTCCATCAGTCTCGGATGCCCGAAAAACAGGGTGGATACGGAGTGGCTGCTCGGCGCTGTACCCGGCACTGTGCAGGCGGTTGACGATCCCTCAGGGGCGGACCTTGTGGTCATAAACACCTGCGGCTTCATCCAGCCCGCCGTGGAAGAATCTGTCCGCACCATTCTGCAGACCATCAACGAAGTGGAAGACGCAAAAAAACGCCCCCTGCTCGCGGTTACGGGGTGCCTTGTCGGGCGTTACGGCCAGAAGGAACTGTCGGCGGAACTCCCCGAGGTGGACCTGTGGCTGACCAACCTCGACATGGTGCGCTGGCCGGAAATGGTGGCAAACGCTCTGGGGCTTGCTCCCAAGGCAGACCCCATGCGTATTCTTTCCACCGGTCCTTCGTATGCCTATCTCAAGATCAGCGACGGTTGCGACCACAACTGCGCCTTCTGCACCATCCCGTCCATACGCGGCACGCTGGCCAGCGCTTCTGCAGACAGCATTGTGCGCGATGCCCGGCACATGCTCGATCAGGGCGTGAAGGAACTCATCTTCGTGGCGCAGGATGTAACCGGCTACGGCAAGGATCTCGGCCTCAAGCACGGCCTGCGTGAGCTGCTCGACCGCATCCTGCCACTGGACGGCCTTGCGCGCCTGCGGCTCATGTATCTCTACCCTGCGGGCCTGACCAAAGATTTTCTGCACTATCTGCGTGACGCGGGTGAACCTTTTGTTCCCTATTTCGACGTTCCCCTGCAGCATGCCCACCCCGATGTGCTTTCGCGCATGGGCCGCCCCTTTGCGCGTAACCCGCGCGAGGTTGTGGACCGCATCCGCGACGTTTTTCCCGAAGCGGCACTGCGCACCAGCTTCATTGTGGGCTACCCCGGCGAAACCGAGGAGCACTGGGAGCACCTTCGCGATTTCATGGTGGAAACCCGCTTCCACCACATGGGTGTTTTCGCCTACAAGGCTGAAGAAGGCACCCCCGCAGCCGAAATGCCCGATCAGGTAGAGGATGCCGTAAAAGAATGGCGCCGCGATGCGCTCATGGAAATTCAGGCCGAGATAAGCGAAGAAATTCTCGCCACCTATGAAGGCGAACGCATGTCCGTGCTGGTGGATGCCGAACACGAAGAGTGGCCGGGCCTGCATGTGGGCCGCACGTGGTTTCAGGCTCCGGAGGTGGACGGCGTGACCTATATCAGCGGCCCCGGAGTGGAACCCGGCGCACTGGTGGATGCCGACATCGTGGAAACACGGGAATACGACCTTGTTGCCCTGAGCTGA
- a CDS encoding 30S ribosomal protein S1, with protein sequence METMENNNFDADISFEAALEDYLSSDFGDLDEGSIVKGEVVRVSSDYVLVDVNFKSEGQISAAEFIGPDGTMTVAVGDKVDVFVVRKNEMEGTITLSFEKAKRMQLFDQLEEVQEKESTIKGRIMRRIKGGYTVDLGGVEAFLPGSHVDLRPVPDMDALVNEEFEFRVLKINRRRSNVIVSRRVLLEEERDSKRSELLVNLEEGQIVKGKAKNITEYGVFVDLGGLDGLLHITDMSWKRIRHPKELVSLGQELELKILSFDKENQKVSLGMKQLITDPWQDITAKFPEGARLSGKVTNLVDYGAFVELEPGVEGLVHISEMSWTRKLRHPSQMVRVGDEVEVVILGVDEDKKRISLGMKQVKPNPWEVVAEKYPEGTVLEGVIKNITEFGMFIGIEDGIDGLIHVSDISWTKKIRHPNEMYNVGDTVQAKVLTVDQENEKFTLGVKQLTEDPWTKVPTNYPVGAIIEGLVTNITDFGLFVEVEEGIEGLVHVSEISQKKVKSPNEIFKEGVTIQAKVIHVSAEERRLGLSIKQLKDDEDRKKPREFRTGASEAGQNLGDLLKQKFEEDAAE encoded by the coding sequence ATGGAAACCATGGAAAACAACAATTTCGACGCTGACATCAGTTTCGAAGCTGCCCTTGAAGACTACCTTAGCTCAGATTTCGGTGATCTGGACGAAGGTTCCATCGTCAAGGGAGAAGTCGTTCGCGTGAGCAGCGACTATGTCCTCGTGGACGTAAATTTCAAATCTGAAGGGCAGATTTCCGCTGCCGAATTCATCGGCCCCGACGGCACTATGACCGTTGCGGTCGGCGATAAGGTGGATGTCTTCGTTGTTCGCAAGAACGAAATGGAAGGCACCATCACCCTCTCCTTCGAAAAGGCGAAGCGCATGCAGCTCTTCGACCAGCTCGAAGAAGTTCAGGAAAAAGAAAGCACCATCAAGGGCCGCATCATGCGCCGCATCAAGGGTGGCTACACCGTTGATCTGGGTGGCGTTGAAGCCTTCCTGCCCGGCTCTCACGTGGACCTGCGCCCCGTGCCGGACATGGACGCCCTTGTTAATGAAGAATTCGAATTCCGCGTACTCAAGATCAACCGCCGTCGCAGCAACGTCATCGTTTCCCGCCGCGTGCTGCTCGAAGAGGAACGCGATTCCAAGCGCTCGGAACTGCTGGTGAACCTTGAAGAAGGTCAGATCGTGAAGGGCAAGGCCAAGAACATCACCGAGTACGGCGTATTCGTCGACCTCGGCGGTCTGGACGGTCTGCTCCACATCACCGACATGTCCTGGAAGCGCATCCGTCATCCCAAGGAACTCGTTTCCCTGGGTCAGGAACTTGAACTGAAGATTCTGAGCTTCGACAAGGAAAACCAGAAGGTTTCCCTGGGCATGAAGCAGCTCATCACCGATCCGTGGCAGGACATCACCGCCAAGTTCCCCGAAGGTGCACGCCTCTCCGGCAAGGTTACCAACCTTGTTGATTACGGTGCATTCGTCGAACTGGAGCCCGGCGTGGAAGGCCTTGTGCACATTTCCGAAATGTCCTGGACCCGTAAGCTGCGTCATCCCTCCCAGATGGTCCGCGTGGGCGACGAAGTTGAAGTCGTCATCCTCGGCGTGGACGAAGACAAGAAGCGCATCTCCCTCGGCATGAAGCAGGTTAAGCCGAATCCGTGGGAAGTTGTGGCCGAGAAGTACCCCGAAGGCACCGTCCTTGAAGGTGTCATCAAGAACATCACCGAATTCGGCATGTTCATCGGTATCGAAGACGGCATCGACGGTCTTATCCATGTTTCCGACATCAGCTGGACCAAGAAGATCCGCCATCCCAACGAAATGTACAATGTAGGCGACACCGTTCAGGCCAAGGTTCTGACTGTGGACCAGGAAAACGAAAAGTTCACCCTGGGCGTAAAGCAGCTGACCGAAGATCCCTGGACCAAGGTGCCCACCAACTACCCTGTTGGTGCCATCATTGAAGGTCTGGTGACCAACATCACCGACTTCGGCCTGTTCGTGGAAGTGGAAGAAGGCATTGAAGGCCTCGTTCACGTTTCCGAAATCAGCCAGAAGAAGGTGAAGTCTCCCAACGAAATCTTCAAGGAAGGCGTTACCATTCAGGCCAAGGTCATTCACGTGAGCGCGGAAGAGCGTCGTCTCGGCCTCTCCATCAAGCAGCTCAAGGATGACGAAGACCGCAAGAAGCCCCGTGAATTCCGTACCGGCGCATCCGAAGCCGGCCAGAATCTCGGCGACCTTCTGAAGCAGAAGTTTGAAGAGGATGCAGCAGAATAA
- the sppA gene encoding signal peptide peptidase SppA, translating into MQQNKLPFYQKHPLLFCLALIMAAVALFAGAMAALRLSGAHATGGLFKQDRVGICYIEGFIADSSKVTAWLRELRDDRSVVGVLLRIDSPGGAVAPSQEMYNAVRRLAAVKPVVVSMGSVAASGGYYIAAGADHIVANPSTITGSIGVKMELANMQGLMDKIGIAHDALTSGDLKNAGSPFKPMTDKERAYLQGLVGDMYEQFLEAIVNGRRMNIEDVRKAADGRAMTGRQALALGLVDTLGDMETAYDKLVSMCNATGQAPLPFVEGPPQETSILRDLLSSYLGIDPASSFSESLRRRSDIRFLYY; encoded by the coding sequence ATGCAGCAGAATAAGCTGCCCTTTTACCAGAAGCATCCGCTTCTGTTCTGCCTCGCGCTTATAATGGCGGCCGTGGCCCTGTTCGCAGGTGCCATGGCCGCCTTGCGGCTTTCCGGCGCCCACGCTACCGGCGGTCTTTTCAAGCAGGACCGTGTGGGCATCTGCTATATTGAAGGCTTCATTGCCGACTCTTCCAAGGTTACCGCATGGCTGCGCGAACTGCGCGACGACCGCTCGGTCGTGGGCGTTCTGCTGCGCATAGACAGCCCCGGCGGAGCCGTTGCCCCCTCGCAGGAAATGTATAACGCCGTACGCCGCCTTGCCGCCGTCAAACCCGTGGTTGTTTCCATGGGTTCCGTTGCCGCAAGCGGTGGCTACTACATTGCCGCAGGCGCAGACCATATCGTGGCCAACCCCTCCACCATCACCGGCTCCATCGGCGTAAAGATGGAACTGGCTAACATGCAGGGGCTCATGGACAAGATAGGCATTGCGCACGATGCCCTCACCAGCGGTGACCTGAAGAACGCCGGCAGCCCCTTCAAGCCCATGACCGACAAGGAACGGGCGTATCTGCAGGGGCTGGTGGGCGACATGTATGAGCAGTTTCTTGAAGCCATCGTCAACGGCCGCCGCATGAACATCGAGGATGTACGCAAAGCCGCGGACGGAAGGGCCATGACCGGCAGGCAGGCGCTTGCCCTCGGCCTTGTGGACACCCTTGGGGACATGGAAACCGCCTACGACAAGCTTGTATCCATGTGCAACGCCACCGGACAGGCTCCCCTGCCTTTTGTGGAAGGCCCCCCGCAGGAAACCAGTATCCTGCGAGACCTTCTCAGCTCCTATCTGGGCATAGACCCGGCCAGCTCCTTCTCCGAATCCCTGCGACGACGATCGGACATACGCTTCCTGTACTACTAG